The Flavobacteriales bacterium genome segment ATGTAACGCACATCGACCATGGAGTAGGCAAATTCGCGGGGCTGGAGAAGATCGATGTGAACGGCAAATTGCAGGAGACCATCCGTTTGGTCTATCGCGACAACGATATTCTGTATGTCAGCATTCATTCGCTGCATCGCATCAGCAAATATTCGGGTAAGGAAGGAGATGAGCCGAAGGTCAACAAGCTCGGTTCGCCTGCTTGGAAAAACCTGAAGGCGAAGACCAAGAAGCAGGTCAAAGACATTGCGAAAGACCTAATAAAACTCTATGCGCAGCGCAGAGCGCAAAAGGGTTTTGCCTTTGCTCCGGATACGTATTTGCAGACCGAGCTGGAGGCTTCGTTCATTTATGAGGACACGCCTGATCAGGAGAAAGCAACGGCCGCGCTCAAGGCCGATATGGAGAAGGAATACCCGATGGACCGCCTCATTTGCGGAGATGTCGGATTCGGGAAAACGGAAGTGGCCATTCGCGCAGCATTTAAAGCTGTGGCCGATGGAAAGCAGGTGGCTGTCCTCGTTCCGACCACCATTTTAGCGTTGCAGCATGCGCGCACTTTTCGCGAACGTTTGAAGGAATTCCCATGCACGGTCGATTACATCAACCGCTTTAAAACCCGCAAACAGCAGACCGATACGCTGAAAAAACTGGCCGAAGGCCAAGTAGATATTCTCGTTGGCACACACAGAATTGTAGGCAAGGATGTGAAGTTCAAGGACCTTGGACTGCTCATTATTGATGAGGAACAGAAGTTCGGTGTGGCGGTGAAGGACAAGCTCAAGAAAATGAAGGTGAATGTGGATACGCTCACCCTCACCGCAACGCCCATTCCACGAACGCTGCAGTTCTCATTAATGGGCGCGCGCGACCTTTCCGTCATCAATACACCACCACCGAATCGCTATCCTGTCATCACGGAGTTGCACACCTTCAACGAAGAACTCATCCGCGATGCGGTGATGTATGAAGTGAGCCGTGGCGGACAGGTGTTCTTCGTGAACAACCGCGTGGAGAACATTAAGGAAGTGGCTGGAATGATCGGGCGGCTTTGCCCAGATGTGCGTGTTTGCATCGGCCACGGGCAGATGGAACCCGCCAAGTTGGAAGACACCATGATGCGTTTCATGGATGGCGAATATGATGTGCTTGTGGCCACCACCATCATCGAGAGCGGACTGGATATTTCGAACGCAAACACCATCATCATCAATAACGCCAACCATTTCGGGCTGAGCGATCTGCATCAGATGCGCGGGCGCGTTGGACGTTCCAACAAGAAAGCGTTCTGCTATCTGTTGGCGCCACCGATGACCATGCTCACGCCAGAGGCGAAGAAGCGTCTGAAAGCGATCTCGGAATTCTCCGACCTCGGAAGTGGATTCAATATCGCCATGCGCGATCTTGACATTCGCGGAGCTGGAAACCTGCTGGGTGCAGAGCAAAGCGGTTTCATCAGCGATATTGGCATTGAGATGTACCACAAGATTTTGGATGAGGCCGTTCAGGAATTGAAGGAAACCGAGTTCAAGGAACTGTTCAAAGACGAGAAGCCGCGTGCGTTTGTTCAGGATTGTCAGATCGATACGGATCTGGAGATTCTATTGCCCGATTCGTACGTGAACAGCATTGCTGAGCGTTTGGCGCTTTATCGTGAGTTGGATGATACCGAGAATGCGCAACAATTGGCTGACTTTGAAACGCGGTTGAAGGACCGTTTCGGAACCATTCCGAAGCAAGGTCAGCAGTTGATCGAGACCATCCGCTTGCGATGGATCGCGAAAGCCATCGGGTTTGAGAAACTCATTCTGAAGAACGACCGCTTGGTCTGCTATTTCGTTTCCGACCCCGAAAGTGGTTACTACCAAGGTTCTGAGTTTACGCGGGTGCTTGATTTTGTGAAGAACAACCCTCAAAAAGTGGTAATGCGCCAAAAGAATGACAAGTTGATGTTGACGTTCGAAAACGTTCGCAGCATCAGTACCGCTCTCGGTCTTTTGACTTCTTTGTCGCCAGAGGTAGCTCAACCGTTCCTCCACGTTCCCGAGCATTCGAGCGTACAATAAAATCGTGGATGTGGTCGGCAATTTCCTTGCCGCGGTCTTCGGTAAGAAAGTGACCCGCGCGCTCAATGATGATCTCAGGCTCATTTTTCACGGTCGGAACATTCTCTCGGAACCACTTGTCGGCTCCACGGTTCACGTGGTCGCTGTCGGAGAACATGACAATGGCAGGTTTGTCCCAAGCGGAAAGCACTTTGCGGGCACGTTTCAATTGGCGTACGCCATCGTCAGATGAGCCTGTTGGCACCAAACTGGGTGTTATTCGCAAGGCGGCCTTGTACTTTTCATCAGGAAAAGGTGCTTCGTAACCTCCCAAAGCCTGCAATTGTGGGGTTCGGTACGTACCCCATTTTATCACATTTCGAACAGGAAAATTCGGATAGAGCCGTGCAAATAACCGCCACAAACGGAACTTGAGAGAAACACGCTCTTCACCGATAGGAACCGAGGTATTCATAAAAACCACCCGTTTGAACAGTTCAGGGTATTTGCCGAGAACACTTAGCCCCAGCAGTCCACCCCAATCCTGAACCACCAACGTAATGTCCTTAAGTTCTGTTTTTTCGATGAATCGGATCAATGTGCGGTAGTGCATGTAAAAGGAATAGTCCTTTTGCCGCGTGAACTTGTCGGAGCGTCCGAAACCGAACAGGTCTGGAGCAATGACACGATAGTTTTTCTTCAGGAGGGGAATTAATTTCCGATAAGAGTAACTCCAGGTCGGATGCCCGTGCAGACAAAGGATAACCTCGCCTTGGCCTTCATCCAAATAATGAAATCGGCCTCCATTAATTTCCACGTAATGCGGGTCGTACGGATAACCAGGCAAGCCATAAAAACGCTCATCAGGCGTGCGGAGCATCTCAATCATGGCAACAAGATAAACACCACACGGGTTTTAACGGCAAACGATTTGACAACTGGATGAAAATCTGAGAAAATTCGACCAGCTACTTGGTGGCTTCCACGTAGAGCGATTCGTCTTCTCTGAGCTCGCTGTCGACCAGCAGTTTCGGGTCGCGACCACTACGGAACGTTTCCTTTTTCACATCCTTGAAACCAACCTCTTCAAGCAAGTATTTAAACGTTTCGAAATCGTACATGAACAAGTGCCCGTGACTGCGCGCGATGCGGTTGATGCTGATCATTGGGGTTGGTTCAGGTCGGTCGTCTGGACACGGGATCTTCACTTTCTCGCCTTGGCGATGTTTGTTGTAGAGGTCGATGAACAGTTCTCCGTCAGGAACAGCGATGCGTAATGTTCCGCCAGGTTTCAATATGCGATAGAATTCCCGCAGGTTGTCTTTGGTGGATTGAAATGGAATGTGTTCCAAGCAATGTTCGGTGTAAATTCCCTGTAGCGAGTTGCTCGCAATCGGGTAATTGTCCTGTTTGATGGTGGAAATATCCCACGGGATCACGTTCGGTTTCCACTCAATATCGGTGTTGATGAAATCATCATAAACATTGTAGCCACAACCAACTTGCAGGTATTCCTTGCCTTCGGTCAGTTTTTTCGGAACGAAGAACTTCTTATTCAGAATCCACGGAGTGATGAACTTGTTGAAGAACTGGTGAAACCTGGTGTAAGATGTGATCGGTCGGTTCCACGAGAATTTGCCTGTTGCCTCCATGCTCAGAATTTC includes the following:
- a CDS encoding methyltransferase domain-containing protein translates to MEATGKFSWNRPITSYTRFHQFFNKFITPWILNKKFFVPKKLTEGKEYLQVGCGYNVYDDFINTDIEWKPNVIPWDISTIKQDNYPIASNSLQGIYTEHCLEHIPFQSTKDNLREFYRILKPGGTLRIAVPDGELFIDLYNKHRQGEKVKIPCPDDRPEPTPMISINRIARSHGHLFMYDFETFKYLLEEVGFKDVKKETFRSGRDPKLLVDSELREDESLYVEATK
- a CDS encoding alpha/beta fold hydrolase, encoding MEMLRTPDERFYGLPGYPYDPHYVEINGGRFHYLDEGQGEVILCLHGHPTWSYSYRKLIPLLKKNYRVIAPDLFGFGRSDKFTRQKDYSFYMHYRTLIRFIEKTELKDITLVVQDWGGLLGLSVLGKYPELFKRVVFMNTSVPIGEERVSLKFRLWRLFARLYPNFPVRNVIKWGTYRTPQLQALGGYEAPFPDEKYKAALRITPSLVPTGSSDDGVRQLKRARKVLSAWDKPAIVMFSDSDHVNRGADKWFRENVPTVKNEPEIIIERAGHFLTEDRGKEIADHIHDFIVRSNARERGGTVELPLATKKSKDRERY
- the mfd gene encoding transcription-repair coupling factor, with translation MTKEELVGLFDSSSKIAELTAAVKSDAAKVRMRGTAGSGHAFVAAEVIKKTSDHHIFVLTDREEAAYFLSDLEQLVGKKKVLFYPMSYRRAYELEETDNSNVIQRGEVLNALQASTSQQVIVTYSKALAEKVISKKVLRKSTFSVGVGEDLDLDFFNEMLHEYHFERVDQVYEPGQFAIRGGIVDVFSFAQELPYRIELFGDEVDSIRAFDPAEQLSVKSLRKATIVPNVQDEVLLSERVSFFEFLSSKTTVWSEDIEELKLSVDVELKEAKSAYLQLNSTVGRSKPEEKYVSSEEILSTLDAYRVVEFGPRNYYRNSTEVVFDMAPQPAVNKDFKLLQQILIDNKKNGYRNVLLVDNPGQVERLHSIFEDLPLPSGVRVEKPFFTSMLISVHQGFVNHELKLACFTDHQIFERYHRFRLREGYKRGKQALTLKELSGLNPGDYVTHIDHGVGKFAGLEKIDVNGKLQETIRLVYRDNDILYVSIHSLHRISKYSGKEGDEPKVNKLGSPAWKNLKAKTKKQVKDIAKDLIKLYAQRRAQKGFAFAPDTYLQTELEASFIYEDTPDQEKATAALKADMEKEYPMDRLICGDVGFGKTEVAIRAAFKAVADGKQVAVLVPTTILALQHARTFRERLKEFPCTVDYINRFKTRKQQTDTLKKLAEGQVDILVGTHRIVGKDVKFKDLGLLIIDEEQKFGVAVKDKLKKMKVNVDTLTLTATPIPRTLQFSLMGARDLSVINTPPPNRYPVITELHTFNEELIRDAVMYEVSRGGQVFFVNNRVENIKEVAGMIGRLCPDVRVCIGHGQMEPAKLEDTMMRFMDGEYDVLVATTIIESGLDISNANTIIINNANHFGLSDLHQMRGRVGRSNKKAFCYLLAPPMTMLTPEAKKRLKAISEFSDLGSGFNIAMRDLDIRGAGNLLGAEQSGFISDIGIEMYHKILDEAVQELKETEFKELFKDEKPRAFVQDCQIDTDLEILLPDSYVNSIAERLALYRELDDTENAQQLADFETRLKDRFGTIPKQGQQLIETIRLRWIAKAIGFEKLILKNDRLVCYFVSDPESGYYQGSEFTRVLDFVKNNPQKVVMRQKNDKLMLTFENVRSISTALGLLTSLSPEVAQPFLHVPEHSSVQ